The proteins below are encoded in one region of Betaproteobacteria bacterium:
- a CDS encoding YbaB/EbfC family nucleoid-associated protein: MMKGGLAGLMKQAQAMQENMKKAQDQLAQIEVEGLAGAGMVKVVMNCAHEVRRVSIDPSVMDDREMLEDLIAAALNDAVRRGQVLSQEKMSGFTSGLNLPPGFKLPF, translated from the coding sequence ATGATGAAGGGTGGCTTGGCTGGCCTGATGAAGCAGGCGCAGGCGATGCAGGAAAATATGAAAAAGGCTCAGGACCAGTTGGCCCAAATTGAGGTTGAGGGTCTGGCTGGCGCGGGAATGGTAAAGGTAGTTATGAATTGTGCGCACGAAGTGCGCAGGGTCAGCATTGATCCGTCAGTTATGGATGACCGGGAAATGCTTGAGGATCTTATTGCCGCGGCACTGAATGACGCGGTTCGGCGAGGCCAGGTGTTGAGCCAAGAGAAAATGTCTGGATTTACATCCGGCCTTAACCTGCCTCCAGGTTTTAAGCTTCCCTTTTGA
- the tnpB gene encoding IS66 family insertion sequence element accessory protein TnpB yields the protein MLDPVIVDRHLAIADVTKTILSQVVRIFGEAQPHHAYLFANERGNRLKVLVHDGYGVWLANRRLNQGRFQLRPSDGSVGLTRGQFEALVLGLPWESMADGGVIRVV from the coding sequence ATTCTCGATCCAGTTATTGTAGATCGGCACCTGGCCATCGCCGATGTAACCAAAACGATCCTGTCCCAAGTCGTCCGGATCTTCGGCGAGGCGCAGCCGCACCATGCCTATCTCTTTGCCAACGAACGCGGGAACCGCCTGAAGGTGCTGGTGCATGACGGTTACGGCGTCTGGCTGGCGAACCGTCGTCTGAATCAAGGGCGGTTTCAACTCCGGCCAAGCGATGGCAGCGTGGGTCTTACCCGTGGGCAATTCGAGGCGCTGGTTCTGGGGCTGCCCTGGGAGAGCATGGCTGATGGCGGGGTGATCCGGGTTGTATGA
- a CDS encoding IS66 family transposase, producing MSAITLPANLDQLSADELRRLLVEQDRELNWRKVKIDKLTHEVAYRKRHYFGVNAERLPVEQGQLFEETLAADMAAITEELAQLSETKPKGQAKRKPLPAELPRTEIHHEPESTTCACGCQMKRIGEDVAEKLDYTPGTFTVERHIRGKWACAQCETLVHAPVPAHVIDKGIPTTGLLAHVLIAKYLDHLPLYRQEGIFGRAGWPIPQSTLAERVGQMGVTLQPLVDALKVEMLTYPVLHADETQVAMLDPGAGKTHRAYLWSYSIGAFEPIKAVIYDFADSRAGKHAREFLGDWRGTLVCDDYSGYKALIADGVTEAGCMAHARRKFFDLHANNQSQIAQQALATIQKLYQVEREVAELSPDERRRIRQEQAKPILDELHDWLTRHRLQVPNGSSTAKAIDYRLKRWTAFAHSRPHVQWSC from the coding sequence ATGTCGGCCATCACACTGCCCGCCAACCTTGATCAACTCAGCGCCGACGAATTGCGCCGTCTGCTCGTCGAGCAAGACCGTGAGCTCAACTGGCGTAAGGTAAAGATCGACAAACTGACGCATGAAGTGGCGTACCGTAAGCGCCATTACTTCGGCGTCAACGCGGAACGCCTGCCGGTTGAACAGGGACAACTGTTCGAGGAAACCCTGGCGGCGGACATGGCGGCGATCACCGAAGAGCTGGCGCAGCTTTCGGAAACGAAACCCAAGGGCCAGGCCAAACGCAAGCCGCTGCCGGCGGAACTGCCGCGTACCGAGATTCACCACGAGCCGGAATCGACCACTTGCGCCTGTGGTTGCCAGATGAAGCGCATCGGCGAAGACGTCGCCGAGAAACTGGACTACACGCCGGGCACCTTTACGGTCGAACGCCACATCCGCGGCAAATGGGCCTGTGCCCAATGCGAAACCCTGGTACATGCGCCGGTGCCGGCCCATGTGATCGACAAAGGCATTCCGACCACCGGCCTGCTCGCCCATGTGTTGATCGCCAAATATCTGGATCATCTGCCGCTGTATCGTCAGGAAGGCATCTTTGGCCGGGCCGGCTGGCCGATTCCCCAATCGACGCTGGCCGAGAGGGTGGGCCAGATGGGCGTTACCCTGCAACCGCTGGTCGATGCCCTGAAAGTCGAGATGCTCACCTACCCGGTACTGCATGCTGACGAAACGCAGGTGGCGATGCTTGACCCCGGCGCCGGCAAGACCCATCGGGCCTACCTGTGGTCGTACAGCATTGGGGCCTTCGAGCCGATCAAGGCGGTGATCTATGACTTTGCCGACAGCCGGGCGGGCAAACATGCCCGGGAATTCCTCGGCGACTGGCGCGGCACGCTCGTCTGCGACGATTACTCGGGCTACAAGGCCCTGATCGCCGACGGCGTCACCGAAGCCGGTTGCATGGCACATGCGCGCCGGAAATTCTTCGACCTGCATGCCAACAACCAGAGCCAGATTGCCCAACAGGCGCTGGCCACCATTCAGAAGCTCTACCAGGTCGAGCGGGAAGTCGCCGAGCTGAGCCCGGACGAACGGCGACGAATACGCCAGGAGCAGGCCAAGCCGATTCTGGATGAACTCCATGACTGGCTGACTCGGCACCGATTGCAGGTGCCGAATGGATCCTCAACGGCCAAAGCGATTGATTACAGACTCAAACGCTGGACGGCGTTCGCCCATTCCCGCCCGCATGTCCAGTGGTCTTGTTGA
- a CDS encoding transposase, which translates to MEIQKPSRRRRYHPEEFKLAVIAACVEPGASVAGIAMANGVNANQVHRWIRERGIEVPNRRLLVPAAQPIPVTAPEFVQLPLAPAVPVLGNIRIEVRRGNTAIKVDWPVQASGDCATWLRDWLR; encoded by the coding sequence ATGGAAATCCAGAAACCAAGTCGGCGCCGTCGGTATCACCCGGAGGAATTCAAGCTGGCGGTGATTGCGGCATGTGTTGAGCCGGGAGCATCGGTTGCTGGCATTGCGATGGCCAATGGCGTTAACGCTAATCAGGTCCACCGTTGGATACGTGAGCGCGGCATCGAAGTGCCGAATCGGCGCTTGTTAGTGCCTGCGGCCCAGCCCATTCCGGTGACAGCCCCGGAGTTTGTGCAACTGCCGCTTGCCCCTGCTGTACCTGTATTGGGTAATATCCGGATCGAAGTCCGCCGGGGCAACACCGCGATCAAAGTGGACTGGCCGGTCCAGGCATCCGGAGATTGCGCCACCTGGTTACGCGACTGGCTGCGATAA
- the dnaX gene encoding DNA polymerase III subunit gamma/tau — MSYQVLARKWRPRNFSTLVGQEHVVRALTHALSEQRLHHAYLFTGTRGVGKTTIARILAKSLNCEVGITANPCGVCAACHEIDSGRFVDLLEVDAATNTRVDEMRQLLENAVYAPTRGRFKVYVIDEVHMLSNSAFNAMLKTLEEPPEHVKFILATTDPQKIPVTVLSRCLQFNLKQMPALAITGHLGHILQAEGIPFDMPALGLVARSASGSMRDALSLLDQAIAHGAGRVEESLVRSMLGTVDHDYIFAILDALKDRDASPLLQVAADIGMRSLSFSAALQELGALLVRLQVAQCVPSIDDEESDRDRLLGLAAEFSQEFVQLAYQIVNNGRAELSVAPDEYSGFVMTLLRLHTFAPSKVSDLLETAVVRSKSTVRQRAAPIAAAPLPEISPSVGVVQISGAASTSSESDWHKIVTSLPLSGMAKELAQNCELRQLDEQICLLRLPPALAHLQMKPGPDRLQHALSEHFCRPLLVRIELALNESHTPAESIGRQRQERQEKATASIAQDEFVRDAIESLNASVVQSSIKPIV; from the coding sequence ATGAGTTATCAGGTTCTTGCGCGCAAGTGGCGGCCGCGCAATTTTTCTACGCTGGTTGGGCAGGAGCATGTGGTTCGTGCTTTGACGCACGCGCTTTCTGAGCAGCGTTTGCACCACGCCTATCTGTTCACTGGTACTCGAGGCGTTGGCAAAACGACAATCGCTCGAATTCTCGCAAAATCGTTGAATTGTGAAGTGGGTATTACCGCAAACCCTTGTGGGGTATGTGCTGCCTGCCACGAGATTGATAGTGGTCGTTTTGTGGATTTGCTCGAGGTAGATGCGGCAACCAACACGCGTGTCGACGAGATGCGTCAATTGCTCGAAAATGCAGTGTATGCACCAACACGTGGGCGCTTCAAGGTCTACGTGATCGATGAAGTCCACATGCTTTCCAATTCAGCATTCAACGCTATGCTTAAGACGCTTGAGGAGCCTCCGGAGCATGTCAAATTTATACTTGCAACAACTGACCCTCAGAAAATTCCGGTAACGGTTCTGTCCAGGTGTTTGCAATTTAATTTGAAACAGATGCCCGCATTGGCGATTACAGGGCATCTCGGCCATATTTTGCAGGCGGAAGGTATTCCGTTCGATATGCCAGCGCTTGGGCTTGTTGCGCGTTCGGCTTCTGGGAGTATGCGTGATGCCCTCTCGTTGCTTGATCAGGCTATCGCCCATGGCGCAGGGCGGGTTGAAGAGTCCTTGGTTAGAAGCATGCTGGGGACAGTGGATCATGATTATATTTTTGCAATTCTTGATGCGCTGAAGGACCGCGACGCATCGCCATTGCTGCAAGTGGCTGCGGATATAGGTATGCGTAGTCTGTCGTTTTCTGCTGCATTGCAGGAACTTGGGGCTTTGTTGGTTAGGTTGCAGGTCGCACAATGTGTGCCTTCTATTGACGATGAGGAGTCAGACAGGGATCGATTGCTGGGGCTTGCAGCAGAGTTTTCACAAGAGTTTGTCCAGTTAGCCTACCAAATCGTGAATAATGGCCGCGCTGAATTATCTGTCGCACCGGATGAGTATTCAGGCTTTGTTATGACCTTGCTGCGGCTGCATACTTTTGCTCCTAGTAAAGTTTCTGATTTGCTCGAAACGGCAGTTGTTCGCAGCAAATCGACTGTTCGCCAGCGGGCGGCTCCGATAGCTGCAGCACCGTTACCTGAAATATCTCCATCTGTTGGAGTGGTGCAAATATCAGGGGCTGCATCTACGTCTTCTGAGTCAGACTGGCATAAAATTGTTACTTCGCTGCCTTTGTCTGGGATGGCGAAGGAGCTTGCACAGAATTGCGAACTCCGGCAGTTGGATGAGCAAATTTGCTTGCTTCGGCTGCCCCCGGCTCTTGCACATTTGCAAATGAAGCCTGGGCCAGATCGGTTGCAGCATGCTTTGAGCGAACATTTTTGCCGGCCATTGTTGGTGCGAATCGAACTTGCACTTAACGAGTCTCACACGCCAGCGGAGAGCATAGGGCGTCAACGTCAGGAGAGGCAGGAAAAAGCGACGGCCTCGATTGCGCAAGATGAATTTGTGCGCGATGCAATTGAGTCCCTAAATGCTTCGGTAGTACAGTCGTCAATTAAACCTATTGTCTAA
- the recR gene encoding recombination protein RecR, whose protein sequence is MTPSGLESLIEALRCLPGIGPKSAQRMAYHLLQRDRIGAKRLGEAIVHSLEVIRHCQHCNTFSELDVCELCSSARRDQTLLCVVETPVDLNMMEQTLSFRGLYYVLMGKISPLDGVGPKELSLDRLMARAVDGVVKEVILATNYTNEGEATAHYIAAMLRSKGVSVTRISRGVPVGGELEYVDSGTLAQALRERRLCGD, encoded by the coding sequence GTGACGCCATCAGGGCTTGAATCGCTAATCGAGGCATTGCGTTGCCTGCCTGGTATTGGGCCGAAATCAGCGCAGCGCATGGCTTACCACCTGTTGCAGCGCGACCGGATTGGGGCGAAGCGTTTGGGTGAGGCAATCGTGCATTCCTTGGAGGTTATTCGGCATTGCCAGCACTGCAACACGTTTTCCGAGTTGGATGTATGTGAGCTTTGCAGTTCTGCGCGTCGAGACCAGACTCTTCTTTGTGTAGTCGAGACCCCTGTGGATCTGAATATGATGGAGCAGACGCTTAGTTTTCGTGGACTCTATTACGTTCTGATGGGCAAGATATCTCCACTGGATGGTGTTGGGCCTAAAGAGCTTAGTCTGGATAGATTGATGGCTCGAGCGGTCGATGGCGTTGTTAAAGAGGTTATTCTTGCCACCAATTACACAAACGAGGGTGAGGCGACGGCGCACTATATTGCGGCTATGCTTCGATCCAAAGGGGTTAGCGTTACAAGAATCTCCCGCGGTGTGCCGGTCGGTGGCGAACTCGAATATGTAGATAGTGGCACTCTGGCCCAGGCGTTACGCGAACGTAGGCTTTGTGGTGACTGA